Proteins encoded by one window of Streptomyces sp. NBC_01571:
- a CDS encoding response regulator produces the protein MSGSSGDPRIDHDFVWVVEDSAEDAEAIQRALGRTHPGLTLEFTDRGAGVAERLREATRRPGLVLLDLHLPGLSGAAVLRSIRSMPELDRVTVVVFTSSAAPDEVDATYAAGADSYIYKPVNFELFRTVLKGAVDYWQKRARGEDEGPAAQSPPP, from the coding sequence GTGAGCGGGTCGTCCGGGGATCCGAGGATCGATCACGACTTCGTCTGGGTGGTCGAGGATTCGGCGGAGGACGCGGAGGCGATTCAGCGGGCGCTCGGTCGCACTCATCCGGGTCTGACGCTGGAATTCACCGACAGGGGTGCCGGAGTGGCGGAGCGGTTGCGGGAAGCCACCCGGCGACCGGGGCTCGTCCTCCTGGATCTGCACCTGCCCGGCCTCAGCGGAGCCGCGGTGCTCCGGTCGATCCGCTCCATGCCCGAACTGGACCGCGTGACCGTGGTTGTCTTCACGTCGTCCGCCGCGCCGGACGAGGTCGACGCGACCTACGCGGCGGGGGCCGACAGTTACATCTACAAGCCGGTCAACTTCGAGCTCTTCCGCACCGTTCTGAAGGGGGCCGTGGACTACTGGCAGAAGAGAGCGCGGGGCGAGGACGAGGGCCCGGCGGCTCAGTCGCCGCCGCCTTGA
- a CDS encoding DUF1062 domain-containing protein gives MLENWVVVPTCLPLVRRRCHACASERFRASGKFRVNAHHKLIDAWLLALCTTCGDTTKLTVLERMNVRSVRSELLDRLHDNDLGLTAELLQDPVVQRRNRITLDWDNAWRLDTGGSAHLDREAIDVSVRLAARIPVRPVRLIAEGCGLSRAEVERLITEGKVVSAVRLSGRLSGDFTFTLKR, from the coding sequence GTGCTCGAAAACTGGGTGGTCGTTCCCACCTGCCTGCCGCTCGTTCGCCGCCGTTGCCACGCGTGCGCGTCCGAGCGCTTCCGGGCGAGCGGAAAATTTCGCGTCAACGCACACCACAAGCTCATCGACGCCTGGCTCCTCGCGCTCTGCACCACTTGCGGGGACACCACGAAACTCACGGTCCTGGAGCGGATGAACGTGCGCTCCGTACGATCTGAGCTGCTCGACCGGCTGCATGACAACGACCTTGGCCTGACCGCTGAGCTGCTCCAGGATCCGGTCGTGCAGCGCCGTAATCGCATCACCCTCGACTGGGACAACGCCTGGCGCCTGGACACCGGCGGATCGGCTCACCTGGACCGCGAGGCGATCGACGTCTCGGTCCGCCTCGCGGCGCGGATCCCTGTCCGGCCCGTACGACTGATCGCTGAAGGTTGCGGTCTCTCACGGGCCGAGGTGGAGAGACTGATCACGGAGGGGAAAGTCGTCTCGGCGGTCCGGCTGAGCGGCAGGCTCTCCGGCGACTTCACCTTCACGCTCAAGCGCTGA
- a CDS encoding FUSC family protein, with protein MSAGSPKAGNAKLLTYAIEVGLAGLLSYWAATNIWSGAHQSYEDVQLGGMWAAISAIFVCRECEGKSLAAAVARMSATLVSFALCLVYLVFLPFHIWGLALLVSLSVLVPGLVGRPGDEATAAITTTVVMVVAGLSPHEAWKQPLLRLADTAIGVAAGIVTLVIVHRIGKWTGRDRGSPPT; from the coding sequence GTGAGCGCGGGTTCGCCAAAGGCGGGGAACGCCAAGCTGCTGACGTACGCGATCGAGGTCGGCCTGGCCGGTCTGCTGAGCTACTGGGCGGCCACCAACATCTGGTCGGGCGCCCACCAGTCGTACGAGGACGTCCAACTCGGCGGCATGTGGGCTGCGATCTCCGCGATTTTCGTGTGCCGGGAATGCGAAGGGAAGAGCCTTGCGGCGGCGGTCGCCCGTATGTCGGCGACGCTCGTCAGCTTCGCACTGTGTCTGGTCTACCTCGTGTTCCTGCCCTTCCACATCTGGGGCCTCGCCCTGCTCGTGAGCCTGAGCGTCCTGGTGCCCGGCCTGGTCGGACGGCCGGGTGACGAGGCGACCGCCGCCATCACCACCACTGTCGTCATGGTCGTCGCGGGACTGAGCCCGCACGAGGCCTGGAAACAGCCGCTCCTCCGTCTGGCCGACACCGCCATCGGCGTAGCCGCGGGAATCGTCACGCTGGTCATCGTGCATCGGATCGGCAAGTGGACAGGCAGGGACCGCGGCTCTCCACCCACCTGA
- a CDS encoding ABC transporter permease, with protein MTATLTENVTVGAPRVSVVRGYRFELVKLLSQWRIRLVILACWIAPALFVAAVSQQDSLPVDTLFGRWMHATGWAGPLVVLGFAGTWALPLLTSLVAGDVFASEDRLGTWRHLLVAVRSPPRIFAAKALASLTVILSLVAGLVCSSAVGGVAAVGNRPLVGLDGHLLTAGDAAGKVFLAWACALAPTLALAAIGLLGSVTLGRSPMGLLLPALVALAMQIAQMLPLPVAVRLALPGYAFISWNGLFTGTAQWRPLLIGIVVSAVWAVVATGLAYLLFLRRDFTNLTDDGSPRRALVAGALPLAGLLALTVGVVAGATGAMGSGIEQTKVQDSVAVAFAHLYRQQAEELNRPAVTEAQLHASAACTKGDVADGAQGAGNDWRCVVSWHLPDVVATGTAVYQLDVTPDGRFVADGDGPKEVNGYFLVRTPIGDAPNPLWQFDGNVALLGTTKG; from the coding sequence ATGACCGCGACCCTCACTGAGAACGTCACCGTCGGTGCCCCGCGGGTGTCGGTGGTACGCGGCTACCGCTTCGAGCTGGTCAAGCTCCTCTCGCAGTGGCGGATCCGCCTGGTGATCCTCGCCTGCTGGATCGCGCCCGCGCTCTTCGTCGCCGCGGTGAGTCAGCAGGACTCGCTCCCCGTCGACACCCTCTTCGGCCGCTGGATGCACGCCACCGGGTGGGCCGGACCGCTGGTGGTCCTCGGATTCGCGGGCACCTGGGCGCTCCCGCTGCTGACCTCACTGGTCGCCGGTGACGTGTTCGCCTCCGAGGACCGTCTCGGTACCTGGCGCCACCTTCTGGTGGCGGTCCGGTCACCCCCGCGGATCTTCGCGGCGAAGGCCCTGGCCAGCCTGACCGTCATCCTGTCGCTCGTGGCCGGGCTGGTGTGTTCCAGCGCGGTCGGTGGGGTGGCGGCGGTCGGCAACCGGCCGCTGGTCGGCCTCGACGGTCACCTGCTGACGGCGGGGGACGCCGCCGGCAAGGTCTTCCTCGCCTGGGCCTGCGCACTCGCCCCCACGCTCGCCCTCGCGGCGATCGGACTGCTCGGGTCCGTCACGCTGGGCCGTTCCCCGATGGGCCTGCTGCTGCCGGCGCTCGTCGCGCTCGCGATGCAGATCGCCCAGATGCTGCCGTTGCCCGTCGCCGTGCGCCTCGCGCTGCCCGGGTACGCCTTCATCTCCTGGAACGGCCTGTTCACGGGTACGGCGCAGTGGCGTCCGCTGCTGATCGGCATCGTCGTCAGTGCGGTGTGGGCCGTGGTCGCGACGGGGTTGGCCTATCTGCTCTTCCTGCGGCGGGACTTCACCAATCTCACCGATGACGGGTCACCCCGCCGCGCTCTCGTCGCCGGAGCGCTGCCGCTCGCCGGGCTGCTCGCCCTGACGGTCGGGGTCGTCGCCGGGGCGACCGGGGCGATGGGCTCGGGAATCGAGCAGACCAAGGTGCAGGACTCGGTGGCCGTGGCGTTCGCCCACCTCTATCGCCAGCAGGCCGAGGAGCTCAACCGCCCCGCCGTCACCGAAGCACAGCTGCACGCCTCCGCGGCGTGCACCAAGGGCGACGTCGCGGACGGTGCGCAGGGGGCGGGCAACGACTGGCGCTGTGTCGTGTCCTGGCATCTTCCCGACGTCGTGGCCACCGGCACGGCCGTCTACCAGCTCGACGTCACTCCGGACGGGCGGTTCGTCGCCGACGGCGACGGGCCGAAAGAAGTGAACGGCTACTTCCTGGTGCGCACCCCGATCGGGGACGCACCGAATCCGCTCTGGCAGTTCGACGGCAATGTCGCACTGCTCGGCACCACGAAGGGATGA
- a CDS encoding cytochrome P450: MLNADPPDHTRLRGLVAAAFTRPRIEALRPRVAEIAESLADAMAPLGTADLVRSFTGPLPVQVISELLGVPEDGRASFRAWTSQALGSTSEKQREAFVELNGYLAELVSEKQRSPGDHLLSALTAVYDQREGRLSKAELVGTANLLVVAGHDTTVNLLGNAMVALLRHPEQARRLRERPELLPGAVEELLRFDPPVEFTPMRYAAEEITLGGARIPRGGAVVVAPTSVGRADPAMTERDRDVLDVSRPAVRHLSFGHGIHHCLGAPLARLEAEVGLGTLLRRFPDLTTAVPPADIPLIPVGLMRGPVSLPVTYTPVPATP; encoded by the coding sequence ATGCTCAACGCCGACCCGCCCGACCACACCCGGCTGCGCGGTCTGGTGGCGGCCGCGTTCACCAGACCCCGGATCGAGGCGCTGCGGCCTCGCGTCGCGGAGATCGCCGAGAGCCTCGCCGACGCCATGGCGCCGCTGGGCACCGCCGACCTCGTCCGGTCGTTCACCGGCCCGCTTCCCGTCCAGGTCATCTCGGAACTGCTGGGCGTGCCGGAGGACGGCCGCGCCTCGTTCCGCGCCTGGACGTCCCAGGCCCTGGGTTCGACGTCGGAGAAGCAGCGGGAGGCCTTCGTCGAGCTCAACGGCTATCTGGCCGAACTCGTCTCGGAGAAACAGCGCTCGCCCGGTGACCACCTGCTGTCCGCCCTCACCGCGGTGTACGACCAGCGGGAGGGCCGGCTGTCGAAGGCCGAACTGGTGGGCACCGCGAACCTCCTGGTGGTGGCCGGTCACGACACGACGGTGAACCTCCTGGGCAACGCCATGGTGGCGCTGTTACGCCACCCCGAGCAGGCACGGCGGCTGCGCGAGCGGCCGGAGCTCCTGCCCGGCGCCGTCGAGGAGTTACTGCGGTTCGATCCGCCGGTCGAGTTCACACCGATGCGGTACGCGGCCGAGGAGATCACCCTCGGTGGCGCCCGGATCCCGCGCGGAGGTGCCGTCGTGGTGGCACCGACCTCGGTCGGGCGGGCCGACCCCGCCATGACGGAGAGGGACCGCGACGTCCTCGACGTGAGCCGCCCCGCCGTCCGTCACCTGTCGTTCGGACACGGCATCCACCACTGCCTCGGCGCGCCGCTGGCCCGGCTGGAGGCGGAGGTCGGTCTCGGGACACTCCTGCGCCGCTTCCCGGATCTGACCACGGCGGTGCCGCCGGCCGACATTCCGTTGATACCTGTCGGCCTCATGCGCGGACCGGTCAGCCTGCCCGTCACCTACACCCCGGTTCCCGCGACGCCCTAG
- a CDS encoding ATP-binding protein, translated as MSHPDPGREAEAAAAMGFDLGECVQEPIHLLGRIQSHGTLLAVEADTGTVDTAALNTGCLLGIEAQELVGGPVTRVLSPEDWAEALEAGAQHEAVSLVLPVSIDAAGDPRMFDVTAHRQGPLLILECEPRAVALPHFARYYQGVRRALTRLRSSTSAIECCQAATREIRALTGFDRVVAYRFEGEDGPGEVVAEELTDGHEPWLGLWFPASDIPPQARRLYRDNWIRVIADVDDVSVGLHPPRQAGSGLPLDLSNSVLRTVSGFHLEYLRNIGVKSSMSVSVLREGGLWGLIACHGDTATTVSPELRAACEFFGVAFSLQLAAIEERQQAEALAASRERLDRIVSRVTSDLGTSLLTGDDALRTLLDADGAALCRGGRGHFSGMTVAPALLETLQAHASGLSPGTVWSTDRLSGEPDRPGGDLTSGPAGVLMVTLSRSGDFLAWFRRERPTARQWAADPSKPVQAGPRGERLTPRGSGAVFRAVVRGQSPPWTPADRATAQELWRALTGLVLRHEAELRALNDQLRVANADLDSFAHAAAHDLKEPLRGISNAAAFVVEDAAADLDATTVRRMHTMRRLAGRMDELLDSLLHFARLGRGGLHRVRVPLDRVLDSALEVAGERLAEARVRVIRRDLPEVYADEHRLYEVLVNLLVNAAKYAADQGDRTDRTVEVLVDTLRTPAGGTPRQTVVVRDNGIGIPADRQAEVFELFRRLHGPDERGGGAGVGLAIVKRIIERHGGELWLESEPGRGTSFCFTLGQGGGD; from the coding sequence ATGTCCCATCCGGACCCGGGGCGGGAGGCCGAGGCCGCGGCGGCCATGGGCTTCGATCTCGGCGAATGCGTCCAGGAGCCCATTCATCTGCTGGGCAGGATCCAGTCCCACGGCACCCTGCTCGCGGTGGAGGCCGACACCGGCACCGTGGACACCGCGGCCCTGAACACCGGTTGCCTGCTGGGGATCGAGGCCCAGGAGCTGGTCGGGGGACCCGTCACGCGGGTGCTGTCCCCCGAGGACTGGGCCGAGGCCCTTGAGGCCGGCGCTCAGCACGAGGCAGTGAGCTTGGTTCTCCCTGTCTCCATCGACGCGGCCGGCGACCCCCGGATGTTCGACGTGACCGCACACCGGCAGGGGCCTCTTCTGATCCTGGAGTGCGAGCCGCGAGCCGTTGCGCTGCCGCACTTCGCGCGCTACTACCAGGGGGTCAGGCGAGCCCTGACCCGGCTCCGGTCGTCGACGTCGGCCATCGAGTGCTGCCAGGCGGCCACCCGTGAGATCCGGGCGCTGACCGGCTTCGACCGTGTCGTCGCCTACCGCTTCGAGGGCGAGGACGGGCCGGGCGAGGTTGTCGCGGAGGAACTCACCGACGGCCACGAGCCCTGGCTGGGACTCTGGTTCCCCGCCAGTGACATCCCGCCCCAGGCGCGGCGGCTCTACCGCGACAACTGGATCCGGGTGATCGCCGACGTGGACGACGTCAGCGTGGGCCTGCACCCCCCTCGACAGGCCGGCTCGGGCCTGCCACTGGACCTGTCGAACTCGGTCCTGCGCACCGTGTCGGGCTTTCATCTGGAGTACCTGCGGAACATCGGTGTGAAGTCGTCGATGTCGGTGAGCGTCCTCCGGGAGGGCGGGCTCTGGGGGCTGATCGCCTGTCATGGTGACACCGCCACCACCGTTTCCCCGGAACTGCGGGCGGCATGTGAGTTCTTCGGTGTCGCGTTCTCCCTGCAACTCGCGGCCATCGAGGAACGGCAGCAGGCCGAAGCGCTCGCCGCGTCCCGCGAACGGCTCGACCGGATCGTCTCCCGGGTCACGTCCGATCTGGGGACCTCGCTCCTGACGGGCGACGACGCCCTCAGAACACTGCTGGACGCCGATGGCGCGGCGCTCTGCCGGGGCGGACGCGGCCACTTCAGCGGGATGACCGTCGCGCCCGCTCTGCTGGAGACCCTCCAGGCGCACGCGTCAGGGCTGTCACCGGGCACGGTCTGGAGTACGGACCGCCTCTCCGGGGAACCGGACCGCCCCGGCGGCGACCTGACGAGCGGTCCGGCGGGAGTCCTGATGGTGACGCTGAGCCGCTCGGGCGACTTCCTCGCCTGGTTCCGCAGGGAGCGTCCCACCGCCCGCCAATGGGCCGCCGACCCTTCCAAACCCGTCCAGGCCGGCCCGCGGGGCGAGCGGCTCACCCCTCGTGGATCAGGTGCCGTCTTCCGCGCGGTGGTACGTGGACAGAGCCCGCCCTGGACGCCGGCCGACCGTGCCACCGCGCAGGAGCTCTGGCGCGCGCTGACCGGTCTCGTACTCCGGCACGAGGCCGAACTGAGGGCGCTCAACGACCAGTTGCGCGTCGCGAACGCCGATCTCGACTCGTTCGCCCATGCGGCAGCCCACGACCTCAAGGAACCACTGCGGGGCATCTCCAACGCCGCGGCCTTCGTCGTCGAGGACGCGGCGGCGGATCTCGACGCGACGACCGTCCGGCGGATGCACACCATGCGGCGGCTGGCCGGCCGGATGGACGAACTGCTCGACTCGCTGCTGCATTTCGCCCGGCTGGGCCGGGGCGGCCTGCACCGCGTCCGTGTCCCACTGGACCGGGTGCTGGACTCCGCGCTGGAGGTGGCCGGGGAGCGTCTGGCCGAGGCCCGGGTGCGGGTCATCAGAAGAGATCTGCCCGAGGTGTACGCCGATGAGCACCGGCTCTACGAGGTCCTGGTCAACCTCCTGGTGAACGCGGCCAAGTACGCCGCCGACCAAGGAGATCGCACCGACCGCACCGTCGAGGTTCTCGTCGACACCCTCCGCACCCCGGCAGGCGGAACCCCCCGGCAGACCGTCGTGGTCCGCGACAACGGCATCGGCATTCCGGCCGACCGGCAAGCCGAGGTCTTCGAGCTGTTCCGCAGACTGCACGGGCCGGACGAGCGTGGTGGAGGCGCCGGCGTGGGCCTCGCGATCGTCAAACGGATCATCGAACGGCACGGCGGCGAGCTGTGGCTCGAAAGCGAACCAGGCCGCGGGACCAGTTTCTGCTTCACCCTGGGTCAAGGCGGCGGCGACTGA
- a CDS encoding ABC transporter ATP-binding protein has protein sequence MDTLPAIRAREITKSFGDVVALDGIDLDVTQGQIHGLVGPNGAGKTTLLGLLLGLAVAEGGRLEILGTPVGRALAAPEGVAGFVDGPGLYPSLTARQNLAALAALRGREARTAGIDDVLDQVGLTDVADDRVRGFSLGMRQRLGLAAALLTKPRLLLLDEPSNGLDPAGKKHVHGVLARLAAEGTSVVLSSHRMDDLEALCSEVTILATGRVVFSGPLGKLAAENRELDYRVLTSDPQAARRLAAETAGIQVVGPAGAQRAAEVLVVRGLVPAMDELVVRLVRAGIALRELAPVVSPLEAAFLALTEQQEAAR, from the coding sequence ATGGACACTCTCCCCGCAATCCGGGCGCGTGAGATCACCAAGTCTTTCGGCGACGTCGTCGCACTCGACGGCATCGATCTGGATGTGACGCAGGGACAGATTCACGGCTTGGTCGGACCGAACGGCGCGGGCAAGACGACCCTGCTCGGCCTCCTGCTGGGTCTGGCCGTCGCCGAGGGCGGCCGACTCGAGATCCTGGGTACGCCGGTCGGGCGCGCGCTCGCGGCCCCCGAGGGTGTCGCGGGCTTCGTGGACGGGCCGGGTCTCTACCCCTCGTTGACCGCACGGCAGAACCTCGCCGCGCTGGCCGCCCTGCGCGGCCGGGAGGCGCGGACGGCGGGGATCGACGACGTACTCGATCAGGTCGGGCTCACCGACGTCGCCGACGACCGGGTCCGAGGCTTCTCCCTGGGGATGCGCCAGAGGCTGGGTCTCGCCGCCGCTCTGCTCACCAAGCCGCGGCTCCTCCTGCTGGACGAACCGTCCAACGGTCTCGATCCAGCGGGCAAGAAGCATGTCCACGGTGTCCTCGCGCGGCTCGCGGCGGAGGGAACCAGCGTGGTGCTCTCGAGTCACCGTATGGACGATCTCGAGGCCCTGTGCTCCGAGGTCACCATCCTCGCGACCGGGCGGGTCGTCTTCTCCGGTCCGCTGGGCAAGCTGGCCGCCGAGAACCGTGAGCTCGACTACCGGGTGCTCACCTCCGATCCGCAGGCCGCCCGTCGGCTGGCCGCCGAGACCGCCGGGATCCAGGTCGTCGGCCCTGCCGGGGCGCAGCGCGCCGCGGAGGTGCTCGTGGTGCGCGGGCTGGTGCCCGCCATGGATGAGCTGGTGGTACGGCTCGTGCGCGCGGGGATCGCGTTGCGCGAGCTGGCCCCCGTGGTGTCGCCGCTGGAAGCCGCGTTCCTCGCCCTCACCGAGCAGCAGGAGGCGGCCCGATGA
- a CDS encoding PP2C family protein-serine/threonine phosphatase: protein MEQHEDRAFCQADDEWWSGRLHELWRVADGAHDVTGLADSLYDMLLRMPGVLAVVGTRWSGGLLHSLRSATLAEPTLSFVEFEQDFGDAAAAGAPDGDPTVTVHEVSGLDGAMPYVRVLAAAGARSVALCSVSMGQGDWASFMVGTADSDTVDATLRARLKQVAEVTMVTDRRIMARREDELRQVSDAFLAEASLQMDSSLDVEKTVRRVARTAVPAVAEGCVLHLRLSGGLTPVAFSHVDAGEQRWLGAIAAEDHWLTDLLEHVVSRGEGLVLRGVELAGGPFGPASSGTGRAVQALSVNPLKARGRSLGTLTFLYHRGDIAEVTSRFLAGLADRAALAIDTSTLYEQRRQHVISLQRYLLPRELPRVSGLALSSAYAVGDVSLDVGGDFYDAVPGAQGGVTLLVGDVCGRGAEAAALTGLARHTLGTLLEDGSTPEHALGRLNRALLREGTSRFVTALVAVLVSEGKGFRLRYWSAGHPAPLVRRGDGTVEELTAHGDLLGVLEEIEYGSGSAHVAPGDALVLFTDGVTEARAADGTFFESCLRDAVTREGAGEAEGFAERLAAAVVEFRAAGTDDIAVLVAQAEAVA from the coding sequence GTGGAGCAGCACGAGGACAGGGCTTTCTGCCAGGCGGATGACGAATGGTGGTCCGGCCGTCTGCATGAGCTCTGGCGTGTCGCCGACGGGGCGCATGACGTGACAGGGCTGGCCGACTCCCTCTACGACATGCTGCTCCGTATGCCCGGTGTGCTGGCCGTCGTGGGCACCCGCTGGAGCGGTGGGCTGCTGCACAGTCTGCGGAGCGCCACCCTGGCGGAGCCGACGCTGTCGTTCGTGGAATTCGAACAGGATTTTGGCGACGCTGCCGCCGCCGGGGCTCCGGACGGCGATCCGACCGTCACGGTTCACGAGGTGTCGGGTCTCGACGGCGCCATGCCGTATGTCCGGGTTCTGGCGGCAGCGGGCGCGCGGAGCGTGGCCCTGTGCTCCGTGTCGATGGGGCAGGGCGACTGGGCGTCGTTCATGGTCGGCACCGCGGACAGCGACACGGTCGACGCGACGCTACGGGCCCGGTTGAAGCAGGTTGCCGAGGTCACCATGGTCACCGACAGGCGCATCATGGCGCGGCGGGAGGATGAGCTGCGCCAGGTGAGTGACGCCTTCCTGGCGGAGGCGTCGTTGCAGATGGATTCGAGCCTCGATGTGGAGAAGACCGTGCGACGGGTGGCACGGACGGCTGTTCCCGCTGTCGCCGAGGGGTGCGTCCTCCATCTGCGTCTTTCCGGCGGACTGACTCCCGTGGCCTTCTCACATGTGGACGCGGGCGAGCAGCGGTGGCTCGGTGCGATCGCGGCCGAGGACCACTGGCTCACGGATCTGTTGGAGCACGTCGTCAGCCGCGGGGAGGGGCTGGTGCTGCGAGGGGTCGAGCTGGCCGGCGGACCCTTCGGGCCCGCCTCGTCCGGGACGGGGCGGGCCGTTCAAGCGCTCAGTGTGAATCCGCTCAAGGCCCGGGGCCGGTCTCTGGGCACGCTGACGTTCCTCTACCACCGGGGGGACATCGCCGAGGTGACCTCGCGGTTCCTCGCCGGTCTCGCGGACCGGGCCGCATTGGCCATCGACACCAGCACCCTGTACGAACAGCGGCGCCAGCACGTGATCTCCCTCCAGCGGTATCTGCTGCCGAGAGAGCTGCCGCGGGTCTCGGGGCTCGCTCTGAGTTCGGCGTACGCGGTGGGCGACGTCTCGCTCGACGTGGGCGGTGACTTCTACGACGCTGTCCCGGGGGCACAGGGCGGTGTGACGCTCCTTGTCGGTGACGTGTGCGGTCGCGGGGCGGAGGCTGCGGCACTCACCGGTCTGGCCCGCCACACCCTGGGCACCCTGCTCGAGGACGGCAGTACGCCCGAGCACGCGCTGGGACGACTGAACCGGGCGCTGCTCAGGGAGGGCACGTCCCGCTTCGTGACAGCGCTCGTGGCGGTGCTGGTGTCGGAGGGAAAGGGATTCCGCTTGCGCTACTGGAGTGCCGGACATCCCGCGCCTCTGGTGCGGCGTGGGGACGGCACTGTGGAGGAGCTCACGGCCCACGGGGATCTGCTCGGTGTGCTGGAGGAGATCGAGTACGGATCCGGATCGGCGCACGTGGCGCCGGGGGACGCGCTGGTGCTGTTCACCGACGGGGTGACCGAGGCGAGAGCGGCCGATGGAACGTTCTTCGAATCCTGCCTGCGGGACGCGGTGACGCGGGAGGGGGCCGGTGAGGCCGAGGGGTTCGCCGAACGGTTGGCGGCGGCTGTGGTGGAATTCCGGGCGGCGGGTACGGACGACATCGCCGTGCTCGTCGCACAGGCGGAGGCGGTCGCGTGA